Genomic segment of Sphingopyxis lindanitolerans:
GCCTGTTCGTCAACAACCTGACCAACAAGGCCTATATCGCGCGAATGGATTCATCCGACAATTTCGGCGCGCGCTTCATTTCGTGGAACACCCCGCGCCAATATGGGATCGAACTGCGTTCCAATTTCTAAAGGGGCACCGCGCCGCCCGGTCAGGGGCGGCGCGGGATATCGTTCCACGGCCTTTGCGAAAGGATTCGCGCGCGGTTCAGGATATGGTGGAATCGGCGTCCGTTGCCTTCAAGGGCATGGGCCTTGTTCGCGCCTGAACTCAGTTTGCTCAATGGACGGAGATACAATATGTCCGAATCCGAAATCGCCGCCTTCAAGTGCGGTTGGATCGAACAGATGGCGGCGATGGCCGGCGGCCCGCCGCCGACCATCGAACAGCAGCGCGCAGCTTTTGACGCCGAACATGGCGCGGTGCCCCCGGCCGAAAATTGCATGATAACGTCGATCGGTCGGGACGGCGTGCGCGGCGAACGCATCGTCCCGACCGGCGCCGACACCGACAAGGCGCTGCTCTATCACCATGGCGGCGGCCATGTCTTTGGTTCGTCGCTAAGCCATCGCCATCTGGTTTCGCGACTGGCGAGCGCGGCGGGGGTTGTCGCCTATAATATGGATTATGCGCTGGCGCCGGAAGCGCCCTATCCAGCTGGGCTCGATGATGCCGTCAACGCCTGGCAATTCGTCATCGATGAGGGGTTCCAGCCTCGCGACATCGTCGTGGGCGGCGAATCCGCTGGCGGCAACCTGACCCTCGCCCTCGTCCTGAAATTACGCGAAATGGGCCGCGCCTTGCCGGGCGGTGCCTATCTGCTCAGTCCCTGGCTGGACCTGACGCAAAGCGGCGATGCATACGATATTCGCGGCCCGCATGACCCCATGGTTTCGCGTGATATCTTGCAGGGAATGGCGGATATGTACTGCGCCCATGCGGTGCCCGAAGACCCGCTTCTTTCGCCGCTCAACGGCGATATGACGGATCTTCCGCCGATGCTGGTCCAGGTCGGAACGGACGAGGTTCTGCTCGGCGATTCCACCCGACTGGCTCATCGCGCAGCCCTGGCCGGCAATGATATGACGCTCCGTATTTGGCCCGAGATGATCCATGCATGGCTGCTGTTCCACCATGTTTTGCCAGTGGCCGGCAACGCCGCCATCGCCGAGGCCGGACAATGGATTTCGGCCCGCCTGAAAGCAGAACGACAGGCATGACCACCTGCCGCAAGCGCTCGCCTATGACAGCATGCCGCCCCCGCAGAGGCCGCGCTGATCCGGGCGCGCGATAACATCGTTGCCGACCCAGTTCACCCGACGGCTCCACCGCGGCAGTGGCCATTTTGAGGCCGAGCGCTCGCCTGCACGCTGGGCCAGGGCAAGGGCGTCGTTCGCGCCGATCGGCGGGCCGTAACCGGCTGGGGCCGGCGAGACGGGCGCGTCGGCGAAAGCCGCGCTCGACATCAGGCTGGCGCAGGCCAGAGCCAATATTCGCAACCAGGTTTTATAGGCATCCGACAAAGGAAGTCCCAGGGCGAATTCGGCACCACAAGCCCCGGAGGGGGCCTCATTGTCCGCTCATATGGTTCCACCCGGACAAGAGCAATTTAGCTCAATCGCTAGCGACGGCTCCCAATTTCGGCAGTCGTCCTTGGTGAAACTTCGAGCGCAGGCGTCCGCCTTTGCCGATCGACGCCAGAAAGCCGACCGTAACCGGCCAGTTTGGACCGAAGAGCGGCCCGGCGATAATACGCCCGCACTCGGTCGTTTATCCTATTTGGACCATTGCTTCAAAACTGCCGTATCGGCGACGAGGTAGCTAGGTTTGCCGAACGACAAGTTGAGTTGGCAGCATTGCGGATCGGGGTCGGCTACCGTCCAGCGTCTGCATCAGTTTCTCGACGAGTAGCGCGCCTGCGACGCCCGTCTGCTGGGCGATGGTGGTGATCGACGGGGTGAAATGCGCTGCCGGTGGGATGTCGTTATAGCCGATGAGTGAATAATCGCGCGGGGTCAGATGACCTTCCCTGCTGAACGCCCCGATCACCGCCATCGCCGCAGTGTCCGAAAAGGCAAAGACCGCATCGGGCCTTTGGACGCATGTCTTCAGATAGGCGTTCGCCTGGTCATGAATCGCCGAAAAGGCCATCGATTCAATCGAC
This window contains:
- a CDS encoding alpha/beta hydrolase, with amino-acid sequence MFAPELSLLNGRRYNMSESEIAAFKCGWIEQMAAMAGGPPPTIEQQRAAFDAEHGAVPPAENCMITSIGRDGVRGERIVPTGADTDKALLYHHGGGHVFGSSLSHRHLVSRLASAAGVVAYNMDYALAPEAPYPAGLDDAVNAWQFVIDEGFQPRDIVVGGESAGGNLTLALVLKLREMGRALPGGAYLLSPWLDLTQSGDAYDIRGPHDPMVSRDILQGMADMYCAHAVPEDPLLSPLNGDMTDLPPMLVQVGTDEVLLGDSTRLAHRAALAGNDMTLRIWPEMIHAWLLFHHVLPVAGNAAIAEAGQWISARLKAERQA